The Terriglobales bacterium genomic interval CGGAAGTTGGCTGGATTGTCGGAGAGCTGGCATTGCCGGCCCAAACGGAAGCCAAGGTCTCCCAAGTTGTGATATGGCGATGTTACGAAAGCAATTCGAAAGACCCATTTCCCAGCGGGCCTGAATCGTAGGTAAACCTTAACTTGCCGTCCGAAGGCACTGAACCTTACTTGTGACCCTTGCCCCAGATGTAGTCATACCTCACGCTGAAGCCCGTAAGAGCCGGGCCATTATGATGTACCACTGCCTTGGCGAATTCGAACAACAGTGAGTTTCGGGAATTGATGGACACGTTCATTTCACTGCCTAATACGAAATTGTGTTGCGCATTGTTCTGATCAACGCCGTTCACGAATGTGGCGGCCCGAAAGGAGTAGCGCGTATCGAGGGAGAACCAGACATTGTCGTTGAAAGAATAGCTGATGTGTCCCTCAAGTCCGGGCAGTGGCTCTTGCCGCAGGATCTCCCTTCCATGATAGGAGGTGTTATCCGAGTAGAAATACGCGTTGCCGTAGGCGTCGAACTCACATTTCTGTTCGCGTCCAAATGGATGAGACAACGCAATTTCGGGTTTGAAGGACCAGCGATCGGAACCGAGATTGAGAATCTTGTCGGAACGATATAGCCCGGTAGGTGCAGTCATCGTGAAGCTTACCCCCAAAGAGGTGGCCGGTTTATAGTTCTGAAATTGCGCCACGCTGAGTGCGGGCCCGCCTTTCAGCAGCATAGCCACAGAGTAGCTAGAGTCGCCCGCGCCTGTGACGGAGCCCTGGATGTTGGTTCCGGTGATCGAGCCACTGAGACCTGCGATCGGAACGCCCGCTTCCACCCACATCAAGCGGTGAAGCAACCCAAAATAGCGCGTGTAGTCGATGACTCCCTGATTGAGGTTGAATTTTGCGCCTGCGATGACAAGTGAGGTATCAATCGAAGCGTTGGCACGCACGTAAGCGTAGTTGAGCTCGAGCTGATTTGTGCCGACAGGGGTATTTTCGTAAGCGCGAGCGTCGTTGAACTGCGCGAATGCCGGGCTGTGAACCAAGGCAACGGCCAACGAAAAGCACGCGAGGAGCAGTCTTCCGTTCAGCGAAATCGTGTGGCGGGCCCGGCACCCGCAGCACAGCCTCAGCGGGTTCAACTGAGTGAGTTCGGTCGTAGCGCAGGGCATCCTCAGAAGACGACTTTGATGATTCGCATGATGAGTTCTTCCGGCGACCAGATCGTCAACAGCAGGGGGAGGAACGGGCTGGCTGTGACCGCCGCCAGACGAGTGATGTCGTCGAGACCGAACGGCGCCATGCGCATGTCGCGCACCAGGCCATAGCTGTTGCCAAGATCGGCGAGGGACTGGATGTCGCCGGTTCCAAGCAGTTCGTCCGCTGGAAGTGGCCCATCGACCACCCACTTCTGCTGAAAACTCTCCACATACCGGGAGGCCAGCAGACCATACTCGGCAGAACCCTTCCTTTTGGCAGCTGCCATCTTTGGACTGAACATGAAGAGCGGCCCAAGAATTGCCACGACAAAGAACACTACAAAACCGAAGATCTGCAACTTGAAGGACGGCAAGCTTTCGCCCCTGTAAAGGACGCGACTGGCAACCAGTCCGGCAAGCAGAGCACCCTGAGCGAAGAGGATTGGGCCGAAGGCATAAGAGGTCTTGCCCAGGAACCCGATACCAGCGCAGCGGTCCGGGTGGCTTGGAATGAGATTCAGGTTTATCCGGCTGACCTGCCAGAGGAAACGGAACCAGATGAAAAATCTCCAGTACCAGCGCAACAGGATGAACTGCACGATGGGTAGGCTGATGAAGACGTACCAGAAGCCGGCAGTAGTCAACGACCACCGCCCACCCGCTCCGGCATACCAGGTATCGGTACCGAGGACGACGCGCCCGTGCCAGAGCCACAGACCAAAACCGTAGGCGCAGGCCAAAACTACGATCTCGGCGGCAATCGAATTGCGCAGCCTCATGGCTGACGCGACGGCACTCTCAAAGCGGGGCAAATCCTGGGGCAAAATGATCCGGCGCTCAACGAATCGGCGCACGATAGGACGTAGACGCGAATGTACGACCAGCTCGGCCGCGATCAGGACCGGGAGGGCTACCAGAAATCGCACATGCACTTCTACGTCCTGAAAAAACGAGATCCGGCTTCCACTCCCCATGACCGGGCTCAATCCGGCCAGAATCAAAAGCGGCAGCCATGCGATCGCCGCAATAAAAAATATGCGGCGATATAAGAGCTCCAGGTGGTCTCCTTCGAGATGCGCTCTCCGCAAGAGCTGATAGAGTGGACCACCGAGCACCAAGGAAAAATCTTGGGGTTCTCCGAGCAGATTGGGCTCTGCCATTGTGCTGAACCTATCCTCCTCCTCTAAACTGCGTGCTTCTCGTCCTCGCGATGTGGTTCGTCAATCTACACCAGCCGCCGAAGCTTCAACGCGTGGGGCCCCACCCTGAATGTATGCCAGGGCTTCTGCAGCCGAGTCGAATCGACAAAAATGCGCACGGCACTCTCAAGGTCCATATCACCATCTCGCTTGCCGGAGAGAAACTGTTGTTCGGTGTTCCAGAAATCCCATAGAAGGCTGGGCACCGTCTTCACTGAGCTCTTGCACGTCACGTTGCTAGCCATCGCTTGACCGCCCCTAAGAAGGAGTTTCCTCTTTGGCGCGGATGGGTTGCCCCTTCGAATGAGACCTTTCGAAAAACGAGAGGATGTCCGCGTTTCCAGAGGCTACCCCTTCATTGACGCAAAGAATAGTAGAGATTTCTGGACGAAATAGGAGTGTACTCTCTGGTGCAAGCCGTGCGACAGCGGCATAAACTGGCGCAATCCGGAACACTCGACCGTTTGTCCCGACGACGAACGTGAAAGTTCACCGACACCATCGGAGTCCATCGTACGTCTGCACAGCCGCTCCGTGTGGGCAGCTATGAGTAAAGCCTTCCCTTCCAATTCCAGCGGGCCCGGCCAAGTCACCCACCTTAACCCCAAGATAGAGGGCCCTGTCTGGATTCGTTGGGTTCCTGGATTGAATACGTTTGGTCGCTATGAGCGTTCGTGGTTGCGACACGACCTTGTGGCCGGGTTGGTCATGACCGCTATGCTGGTGCCGGTAGGCATCGCCTATGCTCGTTGACACCTGGAACGACGCCACACATCACTATGAGATCACGCTGATCGATTTGAATACGAAGCAGAGAACCACGCTTATCGGCAGCACGGAAACGGGAAACGCCGACGTTTGGGATCCTTTGTATACCGGCGGCCCGCTTGTGTGGGTTTCCCCGCGAGACATCAGCCAGAACCAAGAAATTCATATGATGAGCTTTAGTCCGCTACAAATTACGCACAATAACGTCGCGGATTACTTTGCGAGCACTCTCCGGTAGTCCCTGGAGATACACGAGCCCTGGAACCATTTCGAATAATCGGGGAGCCATGCCATGCTCCCCGTTATTTAGTGAATCCCTTGGTATCAGGGGGTAACCGTAGGTCGCTAGAGTGATTGGTTTTGGGCCCGGGAATCGCACATCCGATGTGGCAGCGTACGACTCGTCCTCAGGCACTCCCATTGAACGGCGTCCCGGCCGCCAACTGAGTTGCAATTTCTTGCACATCAGGCATGGGAATCACTTACTTTCGAGTGGCTTGTTTCCAGTTAAGCTATGTATTTTATTAATGTTACACGCTGGTGCCGAAGACCGTGGTTTGGTTAACTAATTGCTCTAACGTAGCCGAACTAACTACTCCGCTGGATTAGATCTTCCCCCCCGCAGAGTTCGAGGGACGGCCCATGAATCTAAGCACGCAATTCCGCGTGAACACTCCGAATGTCACCCATGAAACGATCGATGGCGAAACCGTCATCGTCAATTTGGTTAGCGGCAACTACTACAGCCTGCAAGGCACGGGAGTGCTGATTTGGCTGCTGGTGGAAAGAGGCTTTTCGGTTGAGGCAGTGATCGATTGGCTAAAACATCGGTATCCAAGCAAGGCGTCTGAAATCGAGCCATGTGTCCTCAGCCTGCTGGGCCAGCTCAGTGAGGAGGATCTCATCGTCCCCGGTGCCGTGCCAAGCTCCACCCCGGAGGCGCCGTCGATGAATGAGAGCGTGGAAGGGCGGTTTGAACCGCAGGCACTGCAGAAGTTCACCGACATGCAGGAACTGTTGCTGCTCGATCCCATTCACGAGGTGGACAGCGCGGGTTGGCCCCACAAGAAATCGGATGTGACTGTCTGAACTAGCCTGCACCCCATGTCCACGGCCCCAGCCAGCACGATTGAAGCCGCGCGAAGTGGCGACCACCTTCCGCGCTCGTTCTTCGAAGACTGTCAGCGGGCGTTTGAAGCGGCCGCCGAGCTGGTGGGCGAGTTCGACCAGTGCTTTCAATTAGGGGGATACGGCGTACGTCTCAGGTTCGCAGGAACTGCGCTGCTCGAAAATATGTCAAGAGCATTCGCCCCTGCGGCGTCTGCTTCCGCACACGTCCCCGACCTTACGATCTGCCTTTGGGACAGCGAATCGAGTGGTTGCCAGCCACCCCGGCCGCAATGGCGGGAACACAGATCGCTTCGAGGTGAAGTAGAAGGCTACAACACCACCCGCTTCTACACCGTCTATGAGCACGAATCTGGTGGCTTCACTCTGTTCGACAGGGAAAGGAATCTCGCCAATGTCTGGGTTCCCGCGGCAAATCGCGTCCCCTATTGGATCAAAGGTTCACCCCTGCGAACGGTATTGTATTGGTGGATGGGACTTCACCAGCGGCAGCTGGTTCATGCAGCCGCTGTAGGCAATCGATCCGGTGGAGTCTTGATTGCTGGAAAAAGCGGTTCTGGCAAATCGACCACGGCGCTGGCCTGCTTGACGGCGGGAATGCAGTATGCGGGTGACGATTACGTGATCGTCGATCAGGAACCCACGACATGCGTCTACAACTTGTACAACACCGCCAAGGTCTGCGCTAATCATCTGCATGCATTCCCCCAACTCCGGGATCTGATTGACAATCCTGGAAAGCTCGACACCGAAAAAGCCCTCATCTTTCTGAGCGACGGGGCATTTGCCAGCCGGATTGTCTCTGGTTTTCCTCTGCGATCGGTTCTGGTTCCGCGGGTAACTGGCTTGCGCGACACCCGCCTGAAGAAAGCTTCCCCGGCTCTGGCCCTCGCCGCTCTGGCGCCCACAACGATGTTTGCTCATCCTCGGGGAGGCGAACAGGACTTCAAGCGGGTAGGGGATCTGGTGCGCGCCATTCCTTGCTACCTGCTGGAATGCGGCACCGATCTGCAGCAGATTCCGCTCACCATAACTGCTCTGCTGGAAAGCAGCTGTCGAGAGCCCTTGGAGGCGCAAGCGTGACGGGTCAAACCTTGATCAGCGTCATCATTCCGGCGTACAACGCCGGAGCGTTTCTTGGCGACGCCATTGAATGTGTTCGGGAGCAGCACTATGAGCCGCTCGAAGTTATCGTTATCGACGACGGATCGACGGACAATACGTTCGAAGTAGCGGCATCGTTTGGCAATTGGGTGCATATCATCCGTCAGGAAAATCAAGGTCCGGCGGCCGCCCGCAACTCTGGTCTCCGCCTCGCGCAAGGCAACAGCATTGCTTTCCTCGATGCCGACGATCTCTGGCCTGCAGGCACATTGAAGATGCTCGCTTCCCAATTGGCCGCTCGTCCAGAACTGGATGTCATTCTCGGCCGCGTTCAATACATGTGCCAGGTTGCAGCCCCAGGGGATACTCGCCGCTTTGAGCCATTCTCTGAGCCCTGCATCTCCATGAGTCTGGATGCCGGTCTTTTTCGTAGATCAGCATTCGACCGGGTGGGCTGCTTCAACGCCGCCATACGCTCCGGAGAAGACGTGGACTGGTTCATGCGCGCCCGCGAACAGCAAGTCGGCCTCAAAGTTCTGTCCGAGGTAACGTTGTTTTACCGCCGCCACGGCTGCAACATGACCCGTGCCCGGGAATCGATCCATGCTGATTTTGTTCGCGTCCTGAAAAGATCCATTGAACGGCGGAGGAACGCGAACACGCTGGAATCCCTGCCCCCAATGTCTGCGGATGCAGACAGCCGGTAACCTGGCGCAAGGCTATGAGGAAGGTATCGAAAATATGAAACCACTGGTAAGCGTCATTATTGCGGTACGAAACGGAGAGCGCTACTTGCCGGCGGCGATCGAAAGTGTGCGCCAGCAGGACTATCGGCCCCTGGAACTCATCGTCGTTGACGGCCATTCCAGCGACAACACCGCGGCGATTGCGCGCTCCTATCGCGATTTGCGCTACGTTCCGCAAGTCAATCGTGGCGTCGCCGACGCTTGGAACCAGGGAATTGCGGCAGCCAAGGCGGACCTTCTTGCCTTTTTCTCGCATGACGATCTTTGGCTCCCGCACAAACTGGGCCGTCACATGGACCTTATGTTGAGCCGTCCAGAACTGCAATACACGGTATCGCGGGTAAAGTTTTTCCTGGAACCGGGACACTCCATCCCTTCCGGCTTTCGCGAAGAACTGCTGGTGGGCGATCGTGTCGCCTATATCCCGGAAACGCTGGTGGCGCGCAAGGCCCTGTTCGCCAGAATCGGAGGCTTCGATCCCCAGTTGAGCACCGCGGAGGATGTCGACTGGTTTGCCCGGGCAAAGGACCATCACGTGACACATGAGGTCATTCCCGAAGTGCTGGTCCACAAGCGAGTGCACGACAGCAATATTTCACTGAACAGCATGACCAATGATCAGATGTTGCTTACAACCTTGCGGCAATCGATCCATCGCAAGCGGACTTTCGATTCAAAGACCATGGTTCCAGGGTCTGCGGAAAACGGAAACACAAGGCTGAACCAGAAATGAACAACACCTCTAACCCGCTCATCAGCGTCATCATTCCGGTCTATAACGCCGAGCGTTACATCGAGGAAGCGATCTGCAGCGTCCTGGAGCAGGACTTTCGTCCGATTGAGATTGTCTGCATCGCTGACGGCCCCAGCGACCGCAGCCTGGAGATCGCACAGAAGTATGCTCCGACCGTGCGCACTTACACACAAGCCAATCAAGGCGCCGCTGCGGCTCGCAATCGCGGCGTCGAGATGTCCACCGGAAGTGTGCTGGCGTTTCTCGATGCCGACGATCGCTGGACGCCGTACAAGTTGCGACTGCAGGCCGATGCCTTGGCTGTCGATCCGGGGCTCGACATGGTCTTCGGACAGGCCCGTCAACTTCATGACGGAGAGGAATGGAACCTCGGAGTCAGTCAACTCACCTGTGCGCCCGGTGAATTGATGGCGGGCATGATTCCCGGCACGTGGATGGTCAGGCGAGACTGCTTCTCCCGGGTCGGACCTCTAAGGACTGATTACCGCATTGGAGAGTTCATAGAGTGGTATGCCCGCGCTATCGACATGGGCTGCCGGGCAACCGTTCTGCCCGACCTGTTGCTGTGGCGGCGCATTCACGACTCCAATCTGGGAGTTCGCGAGCGTAAATCAGCTCCGGATTATGCCCGCGTGTTGAAGTCCGCCCTCGACCGCAGGCGGGCGGCGCAATTGAAATGAGGAATCAGTGCTGACTGCCGAAATGACCGAACCGCGCCTGGGAATCACCAACGAATCAGGCTGCTGGCCAACCGCTGTGCAGGAATTGGCCCTGCAGGCCGCACTTCTGGAGGGATACGGCGCGCGCAATGCCTGGGCTGCCTGGAAAGCGGTTGCGGATCTCGATGCCCTCGACTTCGGCATCCATCGCTTACTGCCCCTGATCTACCACAATCTGCGGGCGCAAGGTCTCAGCGATCCTGTCCTGGATAAATTCAAGAGTGTTTACCGCTATTATCTTTACAACAACGAAATCATTCTTCATCGAGCCGCCGCGATTCTCAAGGCCCTGCGCGACGCCGGAATTCAGACCATGGTGTTGAAAGGTGCGGCCCTCATCCCGCTTTATTATCAGAAGCGGGGGCTGCGCCCCATACAGGACTGCGACATCGCAGTACCTCAATCTCACGTGTTCGCCGCTATGGCCACTCTCCGGGGCCTCGGTTGGACCTCCACTTGGGAACTTGCGCCAGAACAGTTTGTAACGATTCGCCACTCCGCCCCGTTCGTTAACCCCGAAGGACACACGTTGGATCTCCACTGGGGAATCCTCTACGAATGTTGGAATCGCAATCAGGATGCCGCGTTCTGGAAGAGATCAATTCCGGTCACCATCTGCGATCAACCCACCTGGGCCCTGGAGCCGACCGATCAGTTGTTGCACATCATCTGCCATGGCGCCCGCTGGAACGAGGTGCCGCCTATCCGTTGGATTGCCGACGCTATGATGGTTTTGCGTGGCCCCGCAGAGATTGATTGGCAACGATTTCTGCGGCTTTGCGAGTTTCACCACCTGAATCTGTTTGTTCACCACAGCCTGGAGTGGTTGCGCACGAGACTCGACGCACCTATACCGCAGTTTGTGCTGAACCAGCTACAGTCGTTGCCTGTGCCCCCCATCGAGCAATTTGGGTACAACTTGATGACTCAGCCGCCGTTGGAAGGGCCGACCAACAAAGAAATCTTCCGAACCCTGCGCTACGAATATCTATGGCTGACCAGCGATGTCCCCATCTTTCGCAAGCCTTTCATTTTTCTGCACTGGCTCCAGTACAGGTGGAAAATAGGCCAGCTTTGGCAGACCCCCTTAGTTTTGCTGAGCAGCGCAGTGGCGCGAATTGCGAAGCAGCTAAGAACGCGGCTCGCCAGGGCAAGCTGCTTGAAAATCACCACTCACCCAGCGAACAGGTAGCAGCAGGCGATGACGGCTCATATCCAATCGAGATGGGAACGTCACTCGCAACAAAGCCTGGATTGGCAGTCAGGATCTAATTTCCGTGGCTGGGCGGATTCCAAAATCGAGGAACTGGAGCACGTCCTCAAAGAGAACATACTCGGATTCTGGCTGCCGCGCTGTTTGGATTTCGAGCACGGTGGTTACGCCATCAATTTTGACCGTTATGGGCATCCCAATGGGCGCAGGTCGAAGGGAATCGTCACCCAGGCGCGAATGCTGTGGCTGTTCTCCGCTTCGTTCGTTAACCAGCACGGTGGACCTGAGCTCTTGCATGCTGCGGACTCCGGCTACCAGTTCCTGCGTGAACATATGTGGGATCGCGAGCATGGCGGATTTTTCTGGGAAGTGGGCGCCTCCGGAAATTCTGTGCTGGGCGATGGCAAACACCTGTATGGCCAAGCGTTTGGCTTGTTTGCACTGTCAGCCTATGGATTAGCGACCCGCAACACCGATGCGCTGGCTTTCGCCTGCGATTTGTTCGACTTGTTAGAACGGCGCGCGCACGACAGCCGGTATGGGGGATATCGCGAGTTTTTTCGTCGAGATTGGGGTGCCGCCCCAGCGACTGAAATCGGTTATCTCGGCATGCCTGCCGGTCTCAAGCTGATGAACACCCATCTTCATCTGCTTGAGGCTTATACCCTCTTTTTTCTGGCGACTGCAGTGCCCATGGCCCGCCAACGAATCCTGGAGCTAATCTCTATACTGAGCCAATCGGTGGTCCGCGAAGAAATCGGGACCTGTACAGATGTCCACCTCTCCGACTGGCAGCCTCTGCTCACAGGAGACTCTGCCCGGACATCTTACGGGCATGTGCTGGAAAACATCTCGCTGCTGATCAACTCCTCGGAGGCAATAGAAGCATCGACCAGCCGCATCCTTCCGCTCTGCAACACCCTATTCAATTATTGCTTGAAATATGGATATGACAAACGCAATGGGGGATTCTACGAAAGCGGACCTCTGGGACGGCCTGCCGACAACCGCAGGAAAACCTGGTGGGTGCAGGCGGAAGCACTTTGGAGCACTTTGCAGATGCACCACCTAACGTGGGATCCGACCTATCTCGAAATCTTTAATCACAATTGGGAATTTGTGAAGCGCCATCAGATCGATTGGACTTACGGTGAATGGTATGAGCAAGTCAATCGCTGGCGAGTGGTTAAGAGCGATAAGGGTCACATCTGGAAAGCGGGCTACCACCAGGGAAGAGCCATGATCGAATGCATAAGGTTACTGAGGGAGTGTGCCGCGGGTTCCAACCTGGAAACCAGGCTAAGCGTTTGACATCCTACATAGTCGAGACACGTACGATTGTGCACTCGATTTCCTTGCCGCTTGATCCGGTCACCTTTCCCTTGTTGCCCTTGATCTCGTATTTCAGATCACTGCCAACAATGAAGTCGGTGGCCTTCACCGACTTGTTCTCCTTGGTGCGGCAGGTGTACTGTTTTTCCTGGGTCGCGAAAGAGAGATCGTATTGCTGATTCTTATGGTGTTTGTCAGTGGTGCCGGCTGGTTGGAGATCCCTGAGGGTGGTGGTTCCTTTTTCCTTGGAACCTGCGCTTGCGGTAAGAGCAGCCATCAGTATCAACAACGTGATCGCACGCACCCTGTGCATGTTCAACCTCCGAAGCGATTGTAGCCTGTTCCGGCTAGCTCTGGAATTTTTGTGATGCCTGACCAGGCGCTCGGGAAGGGCTTTAGTTGCTGGGGCGTGGGCCTGGCTGGACAATCAGAAAACGATCCCAGCCCAAAGGTGCGGATTACTTTCCCCTGCATTTGGCAATGATCAGAGTTATGTCGTCGTGTTGATGGTGAGGGCTGAATCGGCGGACCTCATCGACGACGGCTGTGAGCAACGGCTGCGAAGGCAGCTCACGATTACGCCGCAAAGATTCGATTAAACGCTGCTCTCCGAACTCCTCACCCGCATCGTTGAACGATTCGGTTATCCCGTCGGTGTAGAGGGCTAGTACGTCTCCGGGGCGAAGTTGCCATTCCGTCATTGTGCACTCCCATTGGCGAAACAGCCCGAGCACGGTGCAGGTGGCATCCAGAAGTTCAATGGCGTTATCGCGGTGGAGGAGGATAGGAGAATAGTGGCCGCAATTTACGTAGCGCAGGATTTGAGTGGTATCGTCGTATTGACCGAAGAAGAGGGTGGCATAGGCGCTCTCGGTCGTATTCTCATAAAACAGCTGGTTTACTGATTGCAGAAAACGTTGCGGCTGATCCCAAGCGATCGCACTCTGGCTGCGCAGGTTCGCCTGCAAGTTGGCCATCAAGAGAGCGGCAGCGATTCCTTTTCCGGAGGTGTCGCCGATCACGAGTCCGAGCCGGTTTCGGCCCAGGTCGAGGAAATCGTAGTAGTCGCCGCCGACTTCACGAGCTTGAATGCAAATGCCGGCATAATCCAGTGTGTGAAGCGGAGGCAGGGTTTGGGGGAAAAGCCTGGCCTGCACTTGTTTGGCAATTTCCAACTCCTGAGCGGAACGCCGTTCTGCCTCGAGTTTTTCCGCAGCCGCGCGGCGCTGGGCTTCGATCTCACGAACGAAGTCGTCGCGACCGACGAGGGTGAAGGAATTTCCATCCAGGTCGTCAAAGCGAGTGAATATCCCACCCCATAGCGTGGTCTGCGGGGGATGGTGAAAGCGGACACCGCGCCTCTGCCACTCCTCAAATTTCGCCACCACATCTTCGGTGACAAAAACGGTATGCCGGGAGCGGCCAATCAATTTGTATTCCGCGGAGTTGCGCTTGGGACTGACCAGGGCCAGCACTGTGCTGCCATCTGGCGGTGCCACCGCCAGCCAACGCCCGCCGGATTCATAGCTTTCATCGACGACCAGGCCGAAGCCGAGCTGGTCTACGAAGAAGCGCAAGCTGCGGTCCTGATCGCGGACGAAGAGGTTGACGCATAGGACGCGGAGATAAGGTTCGTGGCGATCTATACCCAGAGCTTGCGGATCGAAAAGATTTTGCGTGGCAGAGCGGGGCATTGTGGCGATTATAAGTGGTAGCCCGAATCCTAGGTTCCGGTTCCGCGAATGATGTTGATGGGATTCACGCCAGCCTCGCGTCCATTCGTGTCGGAGCGCTTTTCCTCCTGCTCT includes:
- a CDS encoding transporter translates to MAVALVHSPAFAQFNDARAYENTPVGTNQLELNYAYVRANASIDTSLVIAGAKFNLNQGVIDYTRYFGLLHRLMWVEAGVPIAGLSGSITGTNIQGSVTGAGDSSYSVAMLLKGGPALSVAQFQNYKPATSLGVSFTMTAPTGLYRSDKILNLGSDRWSFKPEIALSHPFGREQKCEFDAYGNAYFYSDNTSYHGREILRQEPLPGLEGHISYSFNDNVWFSLDTRYSFRAATFVNGVDQNNAQHNFVLGSEMNVSINSRNSLLFEFAKAVVHHNGPALTGFSVRYDYIWGKGHK
- a CDS encoding PqqD family protein; its protein translation is MNLSTQFRVNTPNVTHETIDGETVIVNLVSGNYYSLQGTGVLIWLLVERGFSVEAVIDWLKHRYPSKASEIEPCVLSLLGQLSEEDLIVPGAVPSSTPEAPSMNESVEGRFEPQALQKFTDMQELLLLDPIHEVDSAGWPHKKSDVTV
- a CDS encoding glycosyltransferase family A protein translates to MTGQTLISVIIPAYNAGAFLGDAIECVREQHYEPLEVIVIDDGSTDNTFEVAASFGNWVHIIRQENQGPAAARNSGLRLAQGNSIAFLDADDLWPAGTLKMLASQLAARPELDVILGRVQYMCQVAAPGDTRRFEPFSEPCISMSLDAGLFRRSAFDRVGCFNAAIRSGEDVDWFMRAREQQVGLKVLSEVTLFYRRHGCNMTRARESIHADFVRVLKRSIERRRNANTLESLPPMSADADSR
- a CDS encoding glycosyltransferase — its product is MQTAGNLAQGYEEGIENMKPLVSVIIAVRNGERYLPAAIESVRQQDYRPLELIVVDGHSSDNTAAIARSYRDLRYVPQVNRGVADAWNQGIAAAKADLLAFFSHDDLWLPHKLGRHMDLMLSRPELQYTVSRVKFFLEPGHSIPSGFREELLVGDRVAYIPETLVARKALFARIGGFDPQLSTAEDVDWFARAKDHHVTHEVIPEVLVHKRVHDSNISLNSMTNDQMLLTTLRQSIHRKRTFDSKTMVPGSAENGNTRLNQK
- a CDS encoding glycosyltransferase family A protein; its protein translation is MNNTSNPLISVIIPVYNAERYIEEAICSVLEQDFRPIEIVCIADGPSDRSLEIAQKYAPTVRTYTQANQGAAAARNRGVEMSTGSVLAFLDADDRWTPYKLRLQADALAVDPGLDMVFGQARQLHDGEEWNLGVSQLTCAPGELMAGMIPGTWMVRRDCFSRVGPLRTDYRIGEFIEWYARAIDMGCRATVLPDLLLWRRIHDSNLGVRERKSAPDYARVLKSALDRRRAAQLK
- a CDS encoding nucleotidyltransferase family protein, which gives rise to MLTAEMTEPRLGITNESGCWPTAVQELALQAALLEGYGARNAWAAWKAVADLDALDFGIHRLLPLIYHNLRAQGLSDPVLDKFKSVYRYYLYNNEIILHRAAAILKALRDAGIQTMVLKGAALIPLYYQKRGLRPIQDCDIAVPQSHVFAAMATLRGLGWTSTWELAPEQFVTIRHSAPFVNPEGHTLDLHWGILYECWNRNQDAAFWKRSIPVTICDQPTWALEPTDQLLHIICHGARWNEVPPIRWIADAMMVLRGPAEIDWQRFLRLCEFHHLNLFVHHSLEWLRTRLDAPIPQFVLNQLQSLPVPPIEQFGYNLMTQPPLEGPTNKEIFRTLRYEYLWLTSDVPIFRKPFIFLHWLQYRWKIGQLWQTPLVLLSSAVARIAKQLRTRLARASCLKITTHPANR
- a CDS encoding AGE family epimerase/isomerase, with product MTAHIQSRWERHSQQSLDWQSGSNFRGWADSKIEELEHVLKENILGFWLPRCLDFEHGGYAINFDRYGHPNGRRSKGIVTQARMLWLFSASFVNQHGGPELLHAADSGYQFLREHMWDREHGGFFWEVGASGNSVLGDGKHLYGQAFGLFALSAYGLATRNTDALAFACDLFDLLERRAHDSRYGGYREFFRRDWGAAPATEIGYLGMPAGLKLMNTHLHLLEAYTLFFLATAVPMARQRILELISILSQSVVREEIGTCTDVHLSDWQPLLTGDSARTSYGHVLENISLLINSSEAIEASTSRILPLCNTLFNYCLKYGYDKRNGGFYESGPLGRPADNRRKTWWVQAEALWSTLQMHHLTWDPTYLEIFNHNWEFVKRHQIDWTYGEWYEQVNRWRVVKSDKGHIWKAGYHQGRAMIECIRLLRECAAGSNLETRLSV
- a CDS encoding SpoIIE family protein phosphatase; protein product: MPRSATQNLFDPQALGIDRHEPYLRVLCVNLFVRDQDRSLRFFVDQLGFGLVVDESYESGGRWLAVAPPDGSTVLALVSPKRNSAEYKLIGRSRHTVFVTEDVVAKFEEWQRRGVRFHHPPQTTLWGGIFTRFDDLDGNSFTLVGRDDFVREIEAQRRAAAEKLEAERRSAQELEIAKQVQARLFPQTLPPLHTLDYAGICIQAREVGGDYYDFLDLGRNRLGLVIGDTSGKGIAAALLMANLQANLRSQSAIAWDQPQRFLQSVNQLFYENTTESAYATLFFGQYDDTTQILRYVNCGHYSPILLHRDNAIELLDATCTVLGLFRQWECTMTEWQLRPGDVLALYTDGITESFNDAGEEFGEQRLIESLRRNRELPSQPLLTAVVDEVRRFSPHHQHDDITLIIAKCRGK